From Micromonospora sp. NBC_01699, a single genomic window includes:
- a CDS encoding phosphopantetheine-binding protein: MNSPSIEDIARLVPGVRDAARVTVDGPDAARLVLFVAAGGSTNPDRVTRAVLAALRTAPPTVPRPDAVLVRAELPRGADGLPDLAALGVLARGAQSPAAAAERAAAAEEEPAGQPDAAGPEPVPTPLQRIVLGAWAQVLGLAQVGLDDNFHEIGGDSTTAIEIAFRLRGQFQDIDLTEILVMDTPREAAEVLAALGTRQDRPA; this comes from the coding sequence ATGAACTCACCGTCGATCGAGGACATCGCGCGTCTGGTTCCCGGCGTACGCGACGCCGCCCGGGTGACCGTGGACGGCCCGGACGCGGCCCGGTTGGTGCTGTTCGTCGCGGCGGGCGGGAGCACGAATCCCGATCGGGTGACGCGCGCGGTCCTGGCGGCACTGCGGACCGCCCCGCCCACCGTGCCGCGACCGGACGCCGTCCTGGTCCGGGCCGAGCTGCCGCGCGGGGCGGACGGCCTGCCGGACCTGGCCGCGCTCGGCGTCCTGGCCCGTGGCGCGCAGTCCCCGGCAGCCGCGGCCGAGCGGGCTGCCGCTGCCGAGGAGGAACCCGCCGGGCAGCCGGATGCCGCCGGCCCGGAGCCGGTGCCGACGCCGTTGCAGCGGATCGTGCTGGGTGCCTGGGCGCAGGTCCTGGGGCTCGCGCAGGTCGGGCTCGACGACAACTTCCACGAGATCGGCGGCGACTCCACCACGGCGATCGAGATCGCGTTCCGGCTTCGCGGTCAGTTCCAGGACATCGACCTGACGGAGATCCTGGTCATGGACACGCCCCGGGAGGCCGCCGAGGTGCTGGCGGCACTCGGCACCCGGCAGGACCGGCCGGCCTGA
- a CDS encoding ABC transporter ATP-binding protein, with the protein MPMRLAAYLTEVTTPRLFVIRHLQLGGRGVLVSLTLLNVLLGLLPVAFVIATSVVVGRAPDASRDGVGSASWDGLVAAFLVAAGAFFLQQLLVPVALSLGDVMRHRVNAVFRARLVDTSLSSTGIAPLEDQKVLGDLQRAAEQLETAWMSPGDAAKGTLAYLTRYTSLAGFLVLLGVVAGWWAALATAVCALCFRYGHRSGLRIYMRVWPTISPLHRRRDYFRNLGVLGPAAKELRVFGLTEWVVHRYREAALAGLEPLWVERRRMLVGRFRWFTVLGLAAAGTVLALVVRSAAQGQLSLTGLALALQATIAAILLGDYYAEADNQSQFGMAAGEAMESFDRQVASYAARDVSTDATGDARGLPERDIRFADVSFAYAGGDRPVLDGLNLTLRAGECTAIVGLNGAGKTTLVKMLARLYEPTAGAVLVDGHDIRDFAVDSWRRQLAVIFQDFNRYELSATDNIAFGAVERPVDTEVVRRAASRAGIAETLDVLRHGFDTLLARQYDDGAELSGGQWQRVAIARALYALDAGARVLVMDEPTAALDVRAEAAFFDRFVELTRGVTTLLISHRFSSVRHADRIVVLEHGRVVEDGTHGSLLAAGGRYADLFTLQAMQFAAGPDRDRDDEDPDREHADRKPGGRGGDR; encoded by the coding sequence ATGCCAATGCGCTTGGCAGCTTATCTGACCGAGGTGACCACACCCCGACTCTTCGTCATCCGTCACCTGCAACTCGGCGGGCGCGGGGTGCTGGTCTCACTGACCCTGCTCAACGTCCTGCTCGGCCTGCTGCCGGTGGCCTTCGTCATCGCGACGAGCGTCGTCGTGGGACGGGCACCCGACGCGTCGCGGGACGGAGTCGGGTCGGCGTCGTGGGACGGCCTGGTCGCCGCGTTCCTGGTCGCGGCGGGCGCCTTCTTCCTACAGCAGTTGCTGGTCCCGGTCGCGCTGTCGCTCGGCGACGTGATGCGGCACCGGGTCAACGCCGTCTTTCGGGCCCGTCTGGTCGACACCTCGTTGAGCAGCACGGGCATCGCGCCGCTGGAGGACCAGAAGGTGCTGGGCGACCTGCAACGGGCCGCAGAGCAGCTGGAGACGGCCTGGATGAGTCCGGGCGACGCGGCCAAGGGGACGCTGGCCTACCTGACCCGGTACACGTCGCTGGCCGGTTTCCTCGTCCTGCTGGGGGTCGTGGCAGGCTGGTGGGCCGCGCTGGCGACGGCGGTGTGCGCCCTCTGCTTCCGCTACGGCCACCGCAGCGGTCTGCGCATCTACATGCGGGTATGGCCGACGATCAGTCCGCTGCACCGCCGCCGGGACTACTTCCGCAATCTGGGCGTGCTCGGGCCGGCCGCGAAGGAGCTTCGTGTCTTCGGCCTGACCGAGTGGGTGGTCCATCGCTACCGCGAGGCGGCGTTGGCCGGGCTGGAGCCGCTGTGGGTGGAACGCCGGCGCATGCTGGTCGGCCGCTTCCGGTGGTTCACCGTGCTCGGCCTGGCCGCGGCCGGTACCGTGCTCGCGCTGGTGGTGCGCTCGGCCGCCCAGGGGCAGCTGTCCCTGACCGGGCTCGCGCTCGCGCTCCAGGCGACGATCGCCGCGATCCTGCTCGGCGACTACTACGCCGAGGCGGACAACCAGTCGCAGTTCGGCATGGCCGCGGGCGAGGCGATGGAGTCGTTCGACCGGCAGGTCGCGTCGTACGCCGCGCGGGACGTCTCCACCGACGCCACCGGTGACGCGCGCGGGCTGCCCGAACGGGACATCCGCTTCGCCGACGTCTCGTTCGCCTACGCCGGAGGTGACCGGCCGGTGCTGGACGGGCTCAACCTCACCCTGCGCGCCGGTGAGTGCACCGCGATTGTCGGTCTCAACGGCGCGGGCAAGACGACTCTGGTGAAGATGCTGGCCCGGCTCTACGAGCCGACGGCCGGCGCGGTCCTGGTCGACGGACACGACATCCGCGACTTCGCGGTCGACTCGTGGCGGCGACAGTTGGCCGTCATCTTCCAGGACTTCAACCGGTACGAGCTGTCCGCGACGGACAACATCGCCTTCGGCGCCGTCGAGCGGCCGGTGGACACCGAGGTCGTACGCCGGGCCGCCAGCCGGGCCGGCATCGCCGAAACCCTCGACGTGCTGCGGCACGGCTTCGACACGTTGCTCGCCCGCCAGTACGACGACGGGGCAGAGCTGTCGGGCGGGCAGTGGCAGCGGGTCGCGATCGCCCGCGCGCTCTACGCCCTCGACGCCGGCGCGCGGGTGCTGGTGATGGACGAGCCCACGGCGGCCCTGGACGTACGGGCGGAGGCGGCGTTCTTCGATCGGTTCGTCGAGCTGACCCGTGGCGTGACGACATTGCTGATCTCGCATCGCTTCTCCAGCGTGCGGCACGCCGACCGGATCGTCGTGCTCGAACACGGCCGGGTCGTCGAGGACGGCACGCACGGCTCGCTGCTCGCGGCCGGGGGCCGATACGCCGACCTCTTCACGCTGCAAGCGATGCAGTTCGCGGCCGGACCCGACCGGGATCGCGACGACGAGGACCCGGACCGGGAGCACGCGGACCGGAAACCGGGCGGCAGGGGCGGCGACAGGTGA
- a CDS encoding phosphopantetheine-binding protein, with product MENTLAMLWSAKLGVSPVGVRDDFFELGGDSLLAADLLMDIYRDLGVEIDASVLFLSPTIADLVEAMPAGDREVDAR from the coding sequence GTGGAAAACACACTGGCGATGCTCTGGAGCGCCAAGCTCGGGGTGTCGCCGGTCGGGGTCCGGGACGACTTCTTCGAACTCGGCGGTGACTCGCTGCTCGCCGCCGACCTGCTGATGGACATCTACCGGGACCTCGGGGTGGAGATCGACGCCTCGGTGCTGTTCCTCTCGCCGACCATCGCCGATCTGGTCGAGGCGATGCCGGCGGGCGACCGTGAGGTGGATGCCCGATGA
- a CDS encoding cytochrome P450, translating into MRRDSPGGTSGVDLDRLDLSDPRLYGDGEPHGVWRAMRERQPVRWQPVDGRSGFWAVASYAGAELVLTDHATFTSTRGVFLNMLGREEPASDHQFAATDPPRHGQIRRPVQRELTVRAIRRHAETLRIDVARLLAPALDGGPFDFAEATSALPMAMLGPLLGIPAEDWPRLARLVAMSVAEDDPDYQLPQGTEATLRRAHRELFGYLLNLVVAHRRHPRADLVDVLASMTVGGERLSAGAVVANCYSLLLGASAAIPHVPNVALLELIRSGGYADWAGNPQLLDSGVEEALRWTSPARHFLRCATRTTRLGDVTIAEGDAVVVWIGSANRDERVFSDPYTFDVRRTPNRHLSFGDGPHYCVGASIARLALRTFFAEMFARFSSFELAGEVEHVRSTWLGGVKRLPVVATPR; encoded by the coding sequence ATGAGGCGCGATTCGCCCGGTGGCACCAGCGGGGTGGACCTGGACCGGCTGGACCTCTCCGACCCCCGGCTGTACGGCGACGGCGAACCGCACGGGGTCTGGCGGGCGATGCGGGAGCGTCAGCCCGTCCGCTGGCAGCCGGTCGACGGCAGGTCCGGTTTCTGGGCCGTGGCCAGCTATGCCGGCGCGGAGCTCGTACTCACCGACCACGCCACCTTCACCTCCACCCGGGGCGTGTTCCTGAACATGCTGGGCCGTGAGGAACCGGCCAGCGACCACCAGTTCGCCGCCACCGACCCGCCCCGGCACGGGCAGATACGCCGGCCGGTGCAGCGCGAGCTGACCGTCCGGGCGATCCGGCGCCACGCCGAGACGCTGCGGATCGACGTCGCCCGGCTGCTCGCGCCCGCCCTTGACGGCGGGCCGTTCGACTTCGCCGAGGCCACGAGCGCCCTGCCGATGGCGATGCTCGGCCCGCTGCTCGGCATCCCGGCCGAGGACTGGCCGCGACTGGCGCGACTGGTGGCGATGTCGGTGGCCGAGGACGATCCGGACTACCAGCTGCCGCAGGGCACCGAGGCGACCCTTCGACGGGCCCACCGGGAACTCTTCGGATACCTGCTCAACCTGGTCGTCGCGCACCGACGCCACCCCCGCGCCGACCTGGTGGACGTACTGGCGTCGATGACCGTGGGCGGTGAGCGGCTGAGCGCCGGGGCGGTCGTGGCGAACTGCTACAGCCTGCTGCTCGGTGCCAGCGCGGCGATTCCGCACGTACCCAACGTGGCGTTGCTCGAACTGATCCGGTCCGGCGGCTACGCCGACTGGGCGGGGAATCCCCAGCTGCTGGACAGCGGGGTGGAGGAGGCGTTGCGCTGGACCTCACCGGCCCGGCACTTCCTGCGGTGCGCCACCCGTACCACCCGGCTCGGCGACGTGACGATCGCCGAGGGGGACGCGGTGGTCGTCTGGATCGGCTCCGCGAACCGGGACGAGCGGGTGTTCTCCGACCCGTACACGTTCGACGTCCGGCGTACGCCCAACCGGCACCTCAGTTTCGGCGACGGCCCCCACTACTGTGTCGGGGCGTCGATCGCCCGGTTGGCCCTGCGGACCTTCTTCGCCGAGATGTTCGCCCGGTTCTCGTCGTTCGAACTGGCCGGTGAGGTCGAGCACGTACGGTCGACCTGGCTCGGTGGGGTCAAGCGCCTCCCGGTGGTCGCCACCCCGCGCTGA
- a CDS encoding amino acid adenylation domain-containing protein, translating into MTEAGAAVPPYPEHILDLLEPHLRPDSTDTALVDPTTSLTYGELDGLTRRVAAGLRRQGIVAGEPVVVRARLSGWAIIALLGVLRAGGRYVPVDAAFPVERQRLTLQQSGARLALVQPGVEPMTGPWLSVDLGPLVGGAPPPDRDWRGPDAYTYFTSGTTGQPKAVTVPASALAYSTAARLAYYREPVDGFLLCSSISFDSSVAGIFWTLASGGRLIIPSDRPSNLVAVQQAAARHRASHLLMVPSLYAVLLRSADPARLAALTTVVVAGEVCPPALVAGHFATLADTALYNEYGPTECTVWSTVHRCTPADAIAPTVPIGTPIPGTTVSLRTLPGGEPVPAGAVGELWIGGPGVASGAEHHRTGDLASIGPDGLLSFHGRADDQLKLGGVRIELAEIERALTGYVGITAGALGRSRHGDGRITPVAFVVLAGEPLDTRAIRAFLLARLPAVAVPTRYVVLDRLPTQPNGKLDRGALDRLASTG; encoded by the coding sequence GTGACGGAGGCCGGCGCCGCGGTGCCACCGTACCCGGAACATATCCTCGACCTGCTGGAGCCGCACCTGCGGCCCGATTCGACGGACACCGCCCTCGTCGACCCGACGACCTCCCTGACCTACGGCGAACTCGACGGGTTGACCCGCCGGGTGGCCGCCGGGCTGCGGCGTCAGGGCATCGTGGCGGGCGAACCCGTGGTCGTCCGGGCCCGTCTGAGCGGGTGGGCGATCATCGCCCTGCTCGGCGTACTGCGGGCCGGCGGCCGGTACGTCCCGGTCGACGCGGCCTTTCCGGTCGAGCGGCAACGGCTCACGCTCCAGCAGAGCGGGGCGAGACTGGCACTCGTCCAGCCGGGGGTGGAGCCGATGACGGGACCGTGGCTGTCGGTCGACCTCGGTCCACTCGTCGGCGGGGCACCACCGCCGGACCGGGACTGGCGGGGGCCCGACGCGTACACCTATTTCACCAGCGGCACCACCGGGCAGCCGAAGGCGGTCACGGTGCCGGCATCGGCGCTGGCCTACTCAACCGCGGCGCGCCTGGCGTACTACCGCGAGCCGGTCGACGGCTTCCTGCTCTGCTCGTCGATCTCGTTCGACAGCTCGGTCGCGGGCATCTTCTGGACCCTCGCCAGCGGCGGACGGTTGATCATTCCGAGTGACCGACCGTCGAACCTGGTCGCCGTGCAGCAGGCCGCCGCCCGGCACCGGGCGTCCCACCTGCTGATGGTCCCCTCGCTGTACGCGGTACTGCTGCGATCCGCCGACCCGGCCCGACTGGCCGCCCTGACCACCGTCGTCGTCGCCGGAGAGGTATGCCCGCCCGCCCTGGTCGCCGGGCACTTCGCCACGCTGGCGGACACCGCCCTCTACAACGAGTACGGACCGACCGAGTGCACGGTCTGGAGCACCGTGCACCGCTGCACCCCGGCGGACGCGATCGCGCCCACCGTACCGATCGGCACCCCGATCCCGGGTACGACGGTGTCCCTGCGTACGTTGCCCGGCGGCGAACCGGTGCCGGCCGGCGCGGTCGGCGAGTTGTGGATCGGCGGGCCGGGCGTCGCCTCCGGGGCGGAGCACCACCGGACCGGGGATCTGGCCAGCATCGGACCCGACGGCCTGCTGAGCTTCCACGGACGCGCCGACGACCAGCTCAAACTCGGCGGGGTCCGGATCGAGCTGGCCGAGATCGAGCGGGCGCTGACCGGCTACGTCGGGATCACCGCCGGCGCCCTCGGCCGATCCCGGCACGGCGATGGCCGGATCACCCCGGTCGCCTTCGTCGTGCTGGCGGGCGAGCCGCTCGACACCCGGGCGATCCGCGCGTTCCTCCTGGCCAGGCTGCCCGCGGTGGCGGTGCCGACCCGCTACGTCGTACTGGACCGGCTGCCCACCCAGCCCAACGGCAAGCTCGACCGAGGCGCCCTGGACCGGTTGGCGTCCACCGGCTGA